TCTTTCCAATCTTGATCCTTCACTTCTTTATGGCGTTTCCAAATCATGGCGACGCCTAATTTACACCTCATCTTTTCCTCATTTTTACTCTCTATACGTTGTATGCTCTCGAAGTAGTCCTACTACTTCGAGAGCATACAACAATGGTAGTACTAGCAACAAGCAGTACTACACAAGAATTGATGAACAAAATTCCGTGGAATTTTTCTGCTTAGATCCAATTTCATCTAAGTGGAGTCCTTTACCAAATCCTCCTTCAGATCCACCAATTCGCGTACTTCGCCATCATCCATCTTTTATATCAAGGAGCCTTTCGATTCAATCTTTAACCGTTTCAGAACGTATGGTTCTTATTGCTGCCACTACTCATAAATTTCGTCCAGCACTTGAACGTCCATTGGGATTTAATCCATTGTGTAACGAATGGTTTTTTGGTCCTCCGTTGCATACACCGCGGCGATGGTGTGGTACGAGCTCTGTGAATGGAAAGGTGTATGTAGCAAGTGGTATTGGCTCAGCATATCATGGTGATGTAGCAAGGTCTTTAGAGAAATGGGATGTGAAGAAGAAGGCTAGTGAATGGAAGTGGGAGAAATTGGCAGGGTTAAAAGATGGAAGATTTAGTAGAGAAGCTGTTGATGCTATTGGCTATAGAGGGAAACTATGCATGGTAAACGCTGAATTCTACCATCTCACTTAAAAGTTTAAATTCTTTATGAGTCAACTATGtgaaattttctctttttttttttttgtcggaTTTGTGAATATGGATCTTTTCAATTGGATATTAAGATGGATTATATGTTATACTATTTAAGTATATTATTAAGTAAATTGAATGATTAGGAGAGTCATATCAGAATTTTTGGGTCAGATTTATATTCTTACCAAGGGTTTAGTTAGATGACTTTTATGTGAGACAAAAAAGAAATAGTagtactgaattttgtattatAAATCTTTACTTGAATTACCATCAATGGAACATTTCCTGAGATTGTGTAATACCACAACAACAAATTTTAACCAGCTAATCAGGGTATTAACACAATCTCATCGTCCCTCACTACACTACCTCCTTTTGCCTAGTTGTGGAATCAGTAATTTGAATGAGGGTGTTCAAAGATTTAATATGAATGTGTTGAAAGTAGTCCTGATATTTaacctaaatatatatatacacactataACTCTCCGGCACTGACACTTCTTGACCCTATGTGGCTCCACTTGGACTGTGTCATTGAATTATGTGATCAACGCATCTAATTAAAAGCTTGACTTAATTAAAAAGCTTAGAagtatttttaattatttatttaattatgtcttCCACAGGTAAATATTAAGGGACGTGCAGTAAAACAAGGCGCCGTTTACGACGTAACGAAAGATGAGTGGGAAGAGATGCCAAAGGGAATGCTAGGAGGATGGAATGGaccagcagcagcaacaacaataaATGATGAAAGCGAGATGTACGTAGTGGATGAGACACAGGGGTCCTTGAGCAAATATGTATCAGAAACTGATCAGTGGGAAGTGTTGATTGAGTCTTGTAATGAATTGAAAGGTGCTGAGCAAATTAGTGCTGGAAGAGGAAGAGTTTGTGTCATTTGTAGTGGTGGACGGAAAATTGTTGTAGTAGATGTTGCAGTAAAACCAGCTAATGTAATTCGAGTTTTGAGTACTCCGCCTGAGATGGAGGCGATTGCTTTGCATATATTGCCAAGGATTAGTGTGGAAGACTGATATGTATAATAATGTTGAATTATCAAATTAAGGAAGAATCAAAATTCTACTCTTGAATTTACCCTTGTTACAAATTGCCTCAAATCCTCCTATTTTATCTTGATAGTTCGATTATTAAATACTGATGGTGTAAAGAAAATTAATACAAATAATTATTCATAAACTTTATCTCTTCAGCCGTGGGGATGGGAACGAGGTTGAGTGAACTTAGACTTTTTCTTTGGTCTCTAGAAGCCCCGGGTCCAATAGTGCTTAATTAGCCAGTAATCTCTGACAAATAAAACAAGTTAAACACTATAAATATAAGATGTCTTTATTTTATCGGTTCATGTAACTCAAATCATTTTTTCTCGTACCCTTTTACTTGGATATAGTATATAGGGTCATGTGTAATGATGGAaaacaacctttttttttttttttttttgcattgagTGTTCACAATCAGGAGTTACACCCTAATTCAAAATATTTGTTTTAAAAGATAAAGTCTCAGAAATCCTTTTCCTAGCTAATACCTTTACTTCGAAGATCGTATAGGGGTCATGTGCAGTGATGGCAAACAACTTGGTGTTGCTCTACCACTAACCTAGCTAGTATGCTTTAATTTGTTACTTAAGAATTCGCATTTCATGGATCCAAAGAGCAGACTATCGTAAATAGAAATTTACCAAGTCAAAATACTATTGTTAAAAAAGAAAAGGTGTCAGAGACTTTAAAACTTTACTTCAGGAGAAAACAAAATTTTCACGAAATGATCAAACATTTCCAGTAGATATGAAAGAATATGCACCAAGTGTAGTAGCTAGTGcacataatatattttttaagaaaaaggtaGAATTTGTTATATTAGCACATGAGGATCAATTAAATTATTCATTGCATCGTAAAGCATACTCAACAAACTTTAACCTCATGCGCAAAAAGTTTGTCACATAGCTCGAGGTCCCGGAAAAGCTTTGCACTTTATTAAATTATAATATTAAATTGCCCTAAAGATAATACTTTACAAAAGTTGTGTCCCTAAATTTAATCAACCAGGACCACTTAAAAGTAAGTCAATATGTCATGACTCACAATTAAATAACCAAAAACGCGCACAGCAAGTAAAGACATGTTAAGAAATTAATCAATGATATATAGTATATACCAAGCCACGATCTTTGAAAAGCCTATCAtctcaaggaattcaaagcgatttTGTGTCTTTATCTGTGTGGGTTTTGTGATCTAACTATATGACACAGCCTGCATAAAGTGCATCATATATaaccttaataaaataattaaccgACCTTTGCTTTTGTCTCTTTCTTACCCTTTGTTTCCTTAGTTTCTTTTTGAAAACCTAGTTAAGTCCATTTTAATATCTGATTTAACTATATACAGTTAGTATAATTTTGACCATATTATTacaggtaatatatatatatatatatatatatatatatatatatatatatatattatcttcTAGATTACTAATTTTACCTTTCATGTATGTGTATACATATCTTTTAGGTGATTATTATATTGTCCCAACGTGAAAAGTAAAGTCTGTATGATGTAATCAAACCAACCCCTAGATCATGTAGAGGTCCCAAGATTTGCTTAGACCAAGGGGCCTAGCTGACTATTTCCTTCAGCCAAGAGGCCTAGCTAGCACCTAACATGACCAAACAGACAGTGAAAGGGTCCCAGATCATATATGGGATATTTATATTCATTGATATACAACTTCAGTCCAATAATTCTCATTCATTAtgctacatatatataagtctatattTTAGTCTAAAACTTATCCTGCAGAAATGAAGATAAAGTAGTCCCATTATGAAACCTACACATCTTCCCCATTTATTATTCCCAAGTTAGTTGGAAATCCATGCATATTTTCAAACAACCACAACAAattcagtgtaatcccacaagtgactTCTAGgaagtgtaatctcacaagtgacGTTTGGAAAGGTagtgtgtatgcagaccttacccctatcttacAAAGGTAGAGAAGTTATTTCCGATAGATTCTCAGCTCAAAGAACAATGCAAAATCCATGCATATATTTTGTTTTAAATAAATACTCCTAGTGCAACTTGACAACTTTACGAATTAATTACTGCAGAAGCAAGGTGTTTTAATTTTCACAGTTATAAAGGAGGTCCCTGGTCACGTTTCGACAAGTGTATAATTTTACGGTAGTGCGTGGGATCCATCTTAAACTATAGAGCAATATAAACATATAATTAAAGAGAATATAGAGTGAGTTCTATGAATTTAACTGAATTCTTTGTTTCTAATATATAAAAAAGAAGATTTGTAAAGTGTATTGATAAGATCAAAATTATTTTAAACCTACTAACTCTACGTCTTGCTTTCACCTATCATGAGTAACATGGTAACATCTTGAGAACCTGCAAAATAATGTACACTATCTTGTGTCACTACTTTTTGAAAAGAATAAAGCAGCACAAAGTTACCTAACAAATGCCAAGAAGATAACTGCCATGGTAATATGACAAAAAAGCAGTTGAAAAGCCAAAAACTTCATTCCTTGTGAAACACTTTAACGTAAACTTTTCCTATATCAACTACTCCATCATATTAGTTAAGTTACTTATTCTCCCTCATTAACCACTCCCAATTTTCTTTATTATCTTTATCTGTACCCCTTGTTAAAGTTATCAATTTTGAACCCCATCCAACTTTTTAATCTGCGTCTTTATTCACATGAATGTGCAAACAATAAAGGTCCCTGCAGCTACATGAAAATGCATCCTTTTGTTGGAAATTTTAGCAATAATTGAGATTATTTAAAATCGATCTATATTATCTTTTCTAGAAAGGTCCTTTCCAAATTTAAATTAGTCTTTGTTCACATAAATGCAAACAGTAAAAATTAAGCATCAACATGGAAAGGCATCCTTTTTTGGAAGTTTTAGCAATTGAAATGATCTAAAATCATACTCCAACTATAATGTTTTTGTTCTAGAAAAGTCCATTGCAAATGTAGTTGAAATCTTCTAAGAAAATTAATTATAGCGAGAAACTGGATATTCAGTCAACCAAATTGGAAGACTTTCTGTCCACACTTTATGCTCTCAGTGACTTTAATATATTTATTTGTCATGAATAAGAAAGTTGTACTCCTCTTTTATATCATCAATGTTGTAAATAATATTATCAGTGAATGTCATGTATTATAAAACATGTATTTATTTACTTGGAGAGCAAGGTTTGATTGGAGACCAATGTAACTAGGTAATAACTATAGTTACTACGAGACTCATCTAGTTAGAATCTAACTAGTTACTTGGTGACCAAGTATTTCTATTCCTATAATAGGAAGGTTTTATCTCCTTAGCATGAGATCAAAATTATGGCAATAAAATCTCTCCTCAAGCTTCCTTCCTAATTTTCTTGTTTCACTCTcaatttatattattttataacacgttattagCACGAGACTCTACCATTTTGAGCACTTACTTTGGTTTAATTTAACGTTTAGGAAGCAATTTAAAGAGAAGGTATGAATGAATCTCGTTGATCGATTTTTAAATGTTTAGTATAATTACAACGGAAAAGGCttaaatatgccatcgaactatcagaaatagttcatttatgccactcgttaaTAGTTTGGCTCaattatgccatcgaactatcagaaatgactcatccatgccatttttctaTAAAATCGGTTTTACAATTCCAGATATGACCCTTGGTCACCAATTAGAAGTccacgtcgtttaattaaaccaacacaaattaaatcctaaattaaACTAAAACTCGACCCACAAATTTGTGTTGATTTAAATAAACGGCATGGAACTCTAATTGGAGGCCAAGTGTCATATCTGATATTTTAAAACgtgcgttaatgaaaaatggcatggatgagccatttctgatagttcgatggcataactgagccaaactattgacgagtggcataaatgagccatttccaatAGTTCAATGACATATCTGAGCCTTTTCCGTAATTACAAAGCTACGGAGAAAGAAAGAGATGACACGTATACATCTTTCTGTTACGAAGCAAGTACAAGATATCAGTAAAGGAGCTTTTTCACCAAGCCATATAAGGACTCTTGGTGTGAAGAACAATAATCATTTTCCTATAGCAGGCATACGTTTTTATGGGTTAATAGGtaagagtctgtttggatgggcttattttaagcaacttataagctgcaaacagcttataagctaaaaagaaTAAGTTGGGctaagttggggtagcccaacttattttttttgacttatgagttgttttcagcttataagctgctttaaataagctaagttaaacaagcccaattatttttttaagcttattttaagcacaaaatgactttaagctggccagccaaacactcaaaaaagctgaaaacagcttataagcaacttataagccaatccaaacgggctctaagtattTAATTTGGCTTTTTTGAAATTCAGTTTTGTAGTATTAGAGGCAGTTTGACCAAATGACTGCTACGAGCTGACACAAAGTATTATTGTTAACCTCATTCATTGTTCAAAAGTATGTTCGCACTTCTTTGTGAGATTTGTAGCTTTATACATGCAAGTTGGCTTTCTCTGCACTCTTCATCATTTTACTATGTATACATATAGAGTGTATTTTTTCAAAAAAGATACAATTAAACTCCCATAGAGTTTGCAGAAGGAAATATATGACCACTATACGTGATAGTATTTTCTAAGCCTAGTTATTACTAAATTTAATTATGTTTGTAAccaccagaagtggtaatattttcataAGTATTTTGTGGCTACAATATTATTTATATCATGCCTAAAAAATTGCTCCCCAAGAGCAATATGAAAAATTTGAGAGAtattatgacatgattttatggtcCACTTTGAACTATAATACAGGTTACAAGAAATGTGCAACCACAAGAATTGATATATTTCATGTCTTGGTAAAACTTAATTATTTTTATGCGTAAAATTATAAAGTGGTATTATTTTAAAAGACTCGAGAGTGAGTCTCAGTGCACTTTGGCCTATTATGCTTATTAGTTTAGGGTAAGATACTGGATTCAAGCTTCATTGCACCAAGAGGGTAGGACATCGGGTTAGAGCCCCGGTGCACTATGATGATAATATAAGAAGTTGTGTTCAAGTCCATCACATTATGGCTTAAAACGCCTTTATATGGATAAGACATTGGGTTTAAGTCCCAATGCACAATATTAATGATATAATGATGACTAAGGCAGAATAATGAATTTTTAATAAAAGTTGTGAAGCCCGTCCGGTTTGATATGCTCCATTCCATAAAGTGAATGTGGTAGCAACACATGATAAGTCTGAAAGATGACAAAATAATTATTGTGTCTGTATGAATGAACGTGGACCTGGCAAAGGACAAAATAATAGGCATCATTTTGataattataaaagaaagaacATTATGGGTTCTCAAAATGATCCTTCAAAAGGTGAAGGTAATATTTGCCTCAATGTGGTACAAAATGTCGTGGGCACGCGATTGTCGTGCGACCTAAGTTGATAAATTAtataaatcctccatcaaaaGAAAGGAATACAAAGTGAAGGCTTACTTGACTTTTCAGAGTGATGTTGAGGTGGGTCATATAAATATGATAAACATTATGACATGGCAATGAGTTTATATCAAATTTATGAAGCACATATATAAAATTATAGTCCATTCCTTACAGAGAATGCGACTTGTGATAAGCATCGTGAATGCTGGCCCATTCTTGAAAGTGAATGTGGCAAGATATGATAAAAGACAGGGATAAAGACATGCTTATGTATTATGCTAGTACCACAACTCACCTCTAGGAGAGGTTTGAAAGAAATTGTTATTAAGGTATAAGTAGTCATTGATCATCTTGTCGATAATGATTATTGAACGGAAAAGGTTAAAGCAAGAAATGAGTATTGCCTATAATAATTTTGATCATGACCGAAATGATATAATTTTCTCCTTTAAAGGATATGTTCACCATACGGATGGTGTTATGAAATATGTGGTAGTACACAATTAATTGGGAGCTCTGAAAGAGCCGATTTATTACTACTTTGGAGGAATGAAATTGATTATCAAGAAAGCATTATATTGTCATAAGTCTCAAAGAAACTTATTCAGTTTCAAAGGTACTGGCCAAAGTGGGcattcatattgagactacaaatgatggaaagatttaatatctttatattactaCAGTCATAGCGGGTAAGAAGTATAAATGTGAAAGGTTACCCTGCTTCCCTCCTGTTTGTACTACACAAACATGAGCATGATGATGGAATCACGTGCGATAGTAAACTAGAGGTTTATTGAAATAAATATCAGTTGGCATGACCGGTTGGACATTCCGGTTCTAATGTGATGCAAAAATAATTTAGAATTCACGTGAttatatattgaagaaataaaaGATATTCTTCGAGAATACTCTTGTGctacttgttctcatgataaattGAACATTATACCAGCTAAAGTTGGGATTAAATCCCTCAATAATTCTGGAACataaaaaggtgaatatgggccagTTCACCTGCTATGTGGACCATTTGCTATTATATGATcttaatagatgcatctatgttaTGGTCACATGTGCATTTGGTATCAACTTGCAATTTAATTTTGCGAGGTTGTTTGCTCATATTGTTAAATTAAGAGCATGGTTCCAAACTATGAAATTatgttgataatgctggtttacaTCCAAGTTGGTTTAGCAGAAATTGCATGCCTCTAATGATAGCTAAACAATTGGTTATGAGAACAAACCTCCCAAACAGAGTTTTGGTATGAGATGTGTTATTTAATATGTAGCAGCTTGTATGCATCAAGCCAACAAGGTTCCCCTATTACAATTGGTTCAAGGTCAGGAACCAAATAATTCTCATCTGAAAATGTGAATGTGGGGTATATGATTCAATTGCTCCACCATAACGCATAAAGATCGATCCCCAAATAAGGTTGGGGTAAATGTTAGATTTCCTAACATAGGGGGAGAGATGATAAGCACCTGGaaaatataagttatatataatgAATTATCACTAGTATGATCCTCGTTTAAaatataattcaagttaactGCCAGACGTATTTGCTGACCAAAGTGAAAATCATATTCCAGCTGCAAATGCTCCTACTAGAATTAAAGTCCTTGAAGGATAGAGTCTATGATACGCCTGAAGCGTGATAGACCAATAGGCTCCAAAGGTAAATCTCCTTGAAGAAGGAGAGGcgcaaatgatcaaaatgactATAATAATGAGGCAAGTTCTTTAAAAGAGCAtcacgacataacacttcatgaaccTTGGGAAAGGTTCAGAtacctgaaaatgatgaaaaaaatgaaagatCTCGATAAGTGATGTCGCATTGGAACCGATCTCAAATGACCGTCGACGGTATCTTTGATAAAATGTAGCGCTCAACATTTAAATGGTGACAAGGATCTTGAATTCAAATCTGTCAAGAAATGTGGACAgatagatgattggccaaatgaAAATATGCAATTCAAGTATATTTGGTTTCACATTGTAAATATGAAATATTTTGGATCTATAGTCCAAACATTTCAAGATATAATGTCAGTGGGGTATAAAGAAACTTTTGAGCGAAAAGTGagatgaaaaataaatccacaaGATATAAAGTACGGCTCGTGCCTTGTGGTATAAATATTTTTCACAAAAGTCCTGACATTATTGTATGGAGATGTGTTCTCTTGTGGTGCAGGTATCATGTAGTATGGCAGTGCAGGTATTATGTAGTATGGCAGTGCATGAAATAAAGACTTGAATGCGTATAATGAAATATTTTCATGTCTAGCTAGACAGTGAagtttatatgaaaattcttAAAGGATTTAAAAGGTCTTAAAGCGATTTCATTGAATACCCCAATGGCAGTAAAATCGCttaacataaagaaagat
The sequence above is a segment of the Lycium barbarum isolate Lr01 chromosome 6, ASM1917538v2, whole genome shotgun sequence genome. Coding sequences within it:
- the LOC132599900 gene encoding F-box/kelch-repeat protein SKIP25-like yields the protein MNLEMEQFEKMTLNLYVHNRVEQKIKFIAMEDSLKRIKIQEQDQENNESSILIPGLPNHLAHLCLSNLDPSLLYGVSKSWRRLIYTSSFPHFYSLYVVCSRSSPTTSRAYNNGSTSNKQYYTRIDEQNSVEFFCLDPISSKWSPLPNPPSDPPIRVLRHHPSFISRSLSIQSLTVSERMVLIAATTHKFRPALERPLGFNPLCNEWFFGPPLHTPRRWCGTSSVNGKVYVASGIGSAYHGDVARSLEKWDVKKKASEWKWEKLAGLKDGRFSREAVDAIGYRGKLCMVNIKGRAVKQGAVYDVTKDEWEEMPKGMLGGWNGPAAATTINDESEMYVVDETQGSLSKYVSETDQWEVLIESCNELKGAEQISAGRGRVCVICSGGRKIVVVDVAVKPANVIRVLSTPPEMEAIALHILPRISVED